GATAACAAGCAAGGAATTATTCGAGACATTAAATCAAGTTGGGATTTTTCAACCTTTCCATTTCACGACATTGACCTAAAAAACAAAGCTTACTATTGGCAGATGCAGGGCTACATGTGGCTAACGGGCCTAAAAAAAGCAGAAATAGCCTATTGTTTGGTTGATACGCCTTTTAAAAATATTGATGATGAAATTAGAAGGCTTGACTGGAAATTCGAGCTTTTTGATTCAGACGGAAATATTAATGAGGACCGCATAGATTTGGTTGTTGAAACGATTTCAAATTTAATTTACACGCGAAAAGGACTTGAAGAGTATTGCAATCAATCTCCTAATATTCGCATAGAATGGTTTATGAATTTTAAAGAAGTTAATCCTAAGTACAGAGTTAAGATTTTTGAAATTGATTACAACCAAGAGGATATCGAATTAATGAAACTTCAAATTGTAAAATGTAGAGCGTATTTAAACGAATTGCAGAGCTCTATAAATTAAAAAAGAATGAAAAAAATAGATTTTAGTCAGTTAAAACATAACGAAAATACCATAGAAAACCAGAAGCATTTTGATGATAATCAGCCTAAGTTTTCAAACCAATGCAAAATAGTTTATGAAGCCCTTTTACGAGGTGAAAAATTAACAACTGCATACGCTTTAATTCATTACGGAATAGGGGACTTAAGACGCCGTGTCAAAGACTTAAAAGACAACTTTAATGTTCCGGTTGAAAGCAGAAAATTACAAGGAAATTTCAAAGAATATTACTTACCAAAAAACACAAAATAAGATGAACGAAATACGATTTATTCAAGTAACACCAGAACAACTAAAAGAAGTTGTTAGCGAAGCAGTTAAAGTGCAGTTAGAAGATTTTAAAAAATCATTTGAAAAAGCAAAAGATGAAAATTTACTCAATAGTGATGAAGCTGCTGATTTCTTTAAAATAAGTAAAGTTACTCTATGGCGTTGGCGTAAAGATGGTACTGTACCATTTTTAAGAAAAGGAAGTAAAGTTTACTTTAAGCGTTCTGATATTGAGAGCGCAATGGTTGCAATGCAGGAATAATTAATTTTTTAAAAATATCAAAATGGCAGAAAGTAAAAAGTCTTTTGTTCTTTACTCAGATCTTATAACAGTAGTTGAAAAACTGATAATTAAAGATAGAGAAAATAAGACAAACTACTCTGGAGAATTATTTTATCACATTCTACAATACATTAATGACAAGAACCCAATTCCAATTGATTTTATAGTTGAAATGGCGTTTGAGCCAATAAAGATTCAGCTTAAAAGAGACTTGCTAAAATACAGTGAAGTAAGGGAAAAAAGAAAGTTGGCAGGTAAGAAAGGGGGGATGAAAAGTGGTGAAGCAAGAGCAGGTTATGATTCAAAAAAAGAAGCAAATGAAGCAAATGCTTCGTTTGTTCAGCAAACTAAAGCAAACGAAGCTGTTAATGATAATGTTAGTGTTAATGATAATGTTAGTGTTAATGATAATGTTAATGATATATATTCTACTGACGTAGAATATAATGCCGACGACGTTTTTTCAAAAAAAATAAATTCTGAAAATTCTCTTAAAAAATCAGAAATCAAAAAAGAAAGAAAAGTTGCGCCAAAAGAAAGAAACGAAGATTTTGCAAATGCTTTAAAAACACAAAACCCAAGTTGGAAGGAAAGTGTTTGCATGATTTATAAAATTGGCGCTTCCGAAGTTGATCAACTGCTCGATGATTTTGTTTTATTTCTCGTCGCCCAGCAGAAAGTGCATTCTTCCAAAAAAGATTTTGTTGAGCATTTTAACAACTGGTCCAGAATACGGATTCAAACAAAAGTCAAACAACCGAGCCGCGAACCAACGGCTTTTGCAATAAACCGATAAAACTATGGCGCAAAGCATAAAAAACATTTTGCAAAAACCAGTTTCTAAAAAAGAATACGAGTTTTTAAAACG
This genomic window from Flavobacterium agricola contains:
- a CDS encoding helix-turn-helix domain-containing protein, whose protein sequence is MKKIDFSQLKHNENTIENQKHFDDNQPKFSNQCKIVYEALLRGEKLTTAYALIHYGIGDLRRRVKDLKDNFNVPVESRKLQGNFKEYYLPKNTK
- a CDS encoding helix-turn-helix domain-containing protein; the protein is MNEIRFIQVTPEQLKEVVSEAVKVQLEDFKKSFEKAKDENLLNSDEAADFFKISKVTLWRWRKDGTVPFLRKGSKVYFKRSDIESAMVAMQE
- a CDS encoding DUF6291 domain-containing protein, whose amino-acid sequence is MAESKKSFVLYSDLITVVEKLIIKDRENKTNYSGELFYHILQYINDKNPIPIDFIVEMAFEPIKIQLKRDLLKYSEVREKRKLAGKKGGMKSGEARAGYDSKKEANEANASFVQQTKANEAVNDNVSVNDNVSVNDNVNDIYSTDVEYNADDVFSKKINSENSLKKSEIKKERKVAPKERNEDFANALKTQNPSWKESVCMIYKIGASEVDQLLDDFVLFLVAQQKVHSSKKDFVEHFNNWSRIRIQTKVKQPSREPTAFAINR